Genomic DNA from uncultured Methanospirillum sp.:
ACCATGATCACTGCCATCGTCTCTCCGACAGCCCTGCCGATACCGAGAATGATTGCAGCAGTGATCCCGGGGAGTGCAGCAGGAAGCAGAACCCTGGCTATAGTCTGCCAGTGGGTTGCTCCAAGTGCAAGAGACCCCTCTTTCAGGAACCTGGGACTGGAACTTAATGCATCCTCTGAAACGCTGATGATCGTGGGGAGAGCCATGATGCCGAGGAGGATAGATCCTGCAAGAACAGACTCACCACTTGACACGTGTGCCCAGTCCTGAATCATCTTCACAAGGATGACCAGCCCGAAGAAACCATACAGCACCGATGGGATACCTGCAAGGAGTTCGATGGCCGGTTTGAGCATGTGTCTGAGCCTGGGCGAAGCAAGTTCAGATATGAAAATTGCAGAAGCAAGCCCGAGCGGGACAGCAAAAACCATGGCACCGAAGGTAACCAGGAGTGTACCGACGATGAGCGGTACAGTGCCGAACTTTGGTATAGCACTGGTCGGGTCCCACCTTTCCCCGGTGAGAAATGGTATCAGGCCGATCTCCATGAATGCGGGGATTGCATCATAGAGCAAAAATCCCAGAATACAGAATATGGCTATGATGGATGAGATCGCACAGAGAAACCAGAGAACTTTTACACCCTGCTCCATCGGACGATGGGTGAGACGTTCCCGGAGAGATCGTTCAGAGCCCGTTATGGTCATGATAATCGTTTCATATCGAGTATCCCGGAACCTTACATTATGCCATCTGACATACCGGTCTCAGGAGGCTGTCTTATCCTTATCTCCCCGGTTTTATTATCATGATTCTTCCCGGAGATTCTAGTGAGGTATGGTAACTATAGAGATCTCTGTACTTACCGGGGAAAGATGCTATATTCCGGGGAGTAGCACTGACCCGAGCAGAGATGGATATCAGAAGGGTTCAGATGACCGGGGGTTCATCCTATGTACTCACGTTGCCCAAAGACTGGGTCACCTCCCTCAATATCAGGAAGAATGATCCTGTCGGTGTGATGATCCAGGCTGACGGTGATCTGATGATCACAGGAAACCTTACCGGCGATCTGCCCCCCCGCACACGAGTTGTGAACATTGAGCAGGGAATGGACTCGCAGATGCTCTTTAGGATTCTGGTCGGTATCTATATTGCAGGATACAATATCATCGAGATCAGGTCAAAAGACCGTATTCAGGGCACACTTCGGCGGACCATCAGGGCCTTCTCAGATCAGGTCATCGGGCTTGAGCCGGTCGAGGAGGAGGAGACAGTAATTATTCTCAGGGATCTCTTCAACCCCCTTGATATGCCGCTGGAGACCTCGTTCAGAAGGATGTATGCGGTCACCACAGGCATGCTCACCGACTCCGCCGAAGGGCTGAAGTCATGCGACCTGGCAAGGATACAGGACGTTGAGTTCAGGGATCGTGACGTTGACCGCCTGTTCTGGCTGATCTCACGGCAGACAAGTATGATCCTGCAGAGCCCACGCAATGCAGAGAGGATGAAGACAACCATCTCTGAAGTGCTCCACTACCTGCAGACCGGGCGGATCGTGGAACGGGTTGCTGATCACGCGGTTCTGATCTCCAGGAGCGTCGGCATGATAGGGTCTGGAGCAATTGCAGAAGAGGTCCGCTTTATGATTAGCAGGGCGATGTCAGAGGCTGATAAGCTGTTTGAGCAGAGTGTTTCTGCATTCTTCTCCCACGATATGAAAAAAGCGAACCGGGTTCTCGGATCTGCATCACCACTAGAACAGTCCCTGCACCAGATCAACCAGGATATCCTGACACTTCCTACCGATTCGGTGATGATAGCACGAAAGATCACAGACAGCATCCGCCGGATCGGCGAGTACTCGGGTGATATCGCAGAACGGGTGATTGACTTTGGTGTCGTCCCTGATGCTGATTCAGACTCTTCTTCTGCATAACCTGCCGGTTTCCCTGATCCTCAATGCTGGCAGGATCACATATTAATCGGTGAACTGTACATTCCTCTCTTATGATTGAACTCACCCCTATCGGTGTCATCAGTTCACCTTTCAAGACAAGACAGCAGGCACCCCGCCAGGGCAGGGAGTGTGAGGGGTGTTCCACAATAACCATCTATCCGGAATATCGTGCAGGTCTTGGAGAGATGATCGGGATATCCCACATCTGGGTTCTGTACTGGATGGATCGTGCAGAACGGAATGTGCTCTTTTCACGCAGGCCTGAATGGATCGAGGATCGTCCCGTCTTCACGATCAGGTCTCCGGCACGGCCAAATCCCATAGCCCTCTCAATCGGCAGAATGGTTTCGTTTGAGGACGGAGTCATCACGGTATCAGGCATTGAGGCCCTGGACGGCTCGCCGGTGATCGACATAAAGCCGTACATTCCGGGTCTTGACTGTATCCCGGGAGCAGAGTATTCGGCTCTGACCCATCATGATGAGACCAGCATTAGAACCGGGGAGAGTCAGTCGTAATAAGAGGCTTCCCGGGAG
This window encodes:
- a CDS encoding phosphate uptake regulator PhoU, yielding MDIRRVQMTGGSSYVLTLPKDWVTSLNIRKNDPVGVMIQADGDLMITGNLTGDLPPRTRVVNIEQGMDSQMLFRILVGIYIAGYNIIEIRSKDRIQGTLRRTIRAFSDQVIGLEPVEEEETVIILRDLFNPLDMPLETSFRRMYAVTTGMLTDSAEGLKSCDLARIQDVEFRDRDVDRLFWLISRQTSMILQSPRNAERMKTTISEVLHYLQTGRIVERVADHAVLISRSVGMIGSGAIAEEVRFMISRAMSEADKLFEQSVSAFFSHDMKKANRVLGSASPLEQSLHQINQDILTLPTDSVMIARKITDSIRRIGEYSGDIAERVIDFGVVPDADSDSSSA
- the tsaA gene encoding tRNA (N6-threonylcarbamoyladenosine(37)-N6)-methyltransferase TrmO, which codes for MIELTPIGVISSPFKTRQQAPRQGRECEGCSTITIYPEYRAGLGEMIGISHIWVLYWMDRAERNVLFSRRPEWIEDRPVFTIRSPARPNPIALSIGRMVSFEDGVITVSGIEALDGSPVIDIKPYIPGLDCIPGAEYSALTHHDETSIRTGESQS